A region from the Sutcliffiella horikoshii genome encodes:
- the rsgA gene encoding ribosome small subunit-dependent GTPase A: MKRNQLGWNEFLNKAFIEYEEQGYTVGRVMLEHKRLYRVETDHGDCLAEVSGKYRFEAVAREDYPAVGDWVVLSERQEEGKATIHALLPRFSKFSRKAAGLTTEEQIVAANVDTVFLVQSLNYDFNPRRLERYLVMAWESGSNPVVVLTKSDLCEDIPGKIAEVEAVAFGVPIHAVSVKAETGLEELASYFTEGKTVALLGSSGAGKSTLTNYLLGEEKQLIQEVRSDDDKGKHTTTYRELYMLPTGGLVLDTPGMRELQLWEADGAIGQSFQDIEELAEQCYFRDCKHANEPKCAVQGAIEEGTLDAGRYQSYVKLQRELAFLERKNDKRAQLAEKEKWKKITAGVRGGKKK; encoded by the coding sequence TTGAAAAGAAATCAATTAGGTTGGAATGAATTTTTAAATAAAGCTTTCATTGAATATGAAGAGCAAGGATATACAGTGGGCAGAGTGATGCTCGAGCATAAAAGGTTGTACAGAGTGGAAACGGACCATGGTGATTGCCTGGCGGAAGTGTCGGGAAAATACCGGTTTGAAGCTGTAGCTAGAGAAGATTATCCGGCTGTTGGGGATTGGGTTGTGTTGAGTGAACGTCAGGAAGAAGGCAAAGCAACGATCCACGCTTTGTTACCAAGGTTCAGTAAATTTTCTAGAAAAGCAGCTGGTCTAACGACGGAAGAGCAGATTGTAGCAGCAAATGTGGATACCGTATTTCTTGTGCAATCTTTAAACTATGATTTTAATCCAAGAAGATTGGAAAGGTACCTGGTGATGGCGTGGGAAAGTGGCTCCAATCCAGTGGTGGTCTTAACGAAGTCTGATTTGTGTGAAGATATTCCCGGGAAAATTGCCGAGGTGGAAGCAGTTGCCTTTGGTGTTCCAATTCATGCGGTAAGTGTGAAGGCAGAAACGGGATTAGAGGAACTGGCATCCTATTTTACAGAGGGAAAAACAGTGGCATTATTAGGTTCATCAGGAGCGGGGAAGTCCACGTTGACGAATTATCTTCTTGGAGAAGAGAAGCAACTTATTCAAGAAGTTCGTAGTGATGACGACAAGGGGAAACATACGACAACCTACCGGGAATTGTACATGTTGCCTACTGGCGGTCTTGTACTGGATACTCCTGGTATGAGGGAACTTCAATTATGGGAAGCGGATGGCGCGATCGGTCAAAGTTTTCAAGATATTGAAGAGCTGGCTGAGCAGTGCTATTTCCGGGATTGTAAGCATGCTAATGAGCCAAAGTGTGCTGTTCAAGGCGCGATTGAAGAAGGCACTTTGGATGCTGGCAGATACCAAAGCTATGTAAAGCTGCAGCGGGAACTTGCATTCTTGGAGAGAAAAAATGACAAACGTGCTCAACTTGCAGAAAAAGAGAAGTGGAAGAAAATCACGGCTGGAGTACGCGGCGGGAAAAAGAAATAA
- a CDS encoding alpha/beta fold hydrolase, which yields MYYKTLTHSSSKEWIVLFHGFGGNSSIFYKQLKAFRAEYNILLLDLPGHGKSPYPNGVDLFEYSSEQTIGILNKLKIESAHFVGISLGTIIMQEIALRKPSVIKSMVLGGATPKLKKWGEFLCRLSVFYPLRKILPHMVPYRIFARVLLPKKNHSDSRKAFIKEAYKLSKETYLGWVLSGLNGYTTYDRLKAIKNKIPKLYISGSEDHMFLSNTKEYVKQEENSTLEVIEKCGHVCNIEESDKFNDLAVSFMKRVDKIRITA from the coding sequence ATGTATTATAAAACGCTTACTCATTCTTCATCGAAAGAGTGGATTGTGCTGTTTCATGGGTTTGGGGGGAATTCTTCCATTTTTTATAAGCAGCTGAAAGCTTTCCGCGCTGAATATAATATTCTTTTATTAGATCTGCCTGGTCACGGAAAGTCTCCATACCCGAATGGCGTAGATCTTTTTGAGTATTCCTCTGAACAGACGATTGGGATTTTGAACAAACTGAAAATTGAATCCGCTCACTTTGTTGGTATTTCACTTGGAACCATTATCATGCAGGAAATTGCGCTCCGTAAACCTTCTGTCATTAAATCGATGGTACTTGGCGGCGCAACTCCAAAACTGAAAAAATGGGGTGAGTTTCTTTGCCGACTGTCCGTATTCTATCCTCTGAGAAAAATACTGCCACATATGGTACCTTATCGTATTTTTGCACGGGTACTACTACCAAAGAAGAATCACTCAGATTCAAGAAAAGCTTTCATTAAAGAGGCTTATAAACTTTCCAAAGAAACCTATCTAGGATGGGTCCTCTCTGGTCTGAACGGTTACACCACTTATGATCGCTTGAAAGCAATTAAGAATAAGATTCCGAAGCTATATATTTCCGGTTCTGAAGATCATATGTTTTTAAGCAATACGAAGGAATATGTTAAGCAGGAAGAAAACTCCACATTAGAAGTGATTGAGAAATGTGGGCATGTATGTAATATTGAAGAAAGTGACAAATTCAATGATCTTGCCGTCTCTTTTATGAAACGTGTTGATAAGATCAGAATTACGGCATAA
- a CDS encoding S66 family peptidase produces MVPARLREGDEVRIIAPSTSHSILSKENIELSTHRLEQLGLKVTFGKHINECNSLMTSSIESRIEDLHDAFKDKNVNAILSTIGGYQANQLLSYIDYDLIRDNPKIFCGYSDITALGNAIYAKSGLVTYSGVHFSSFGMVKGFEYSLEYFKKMLLEEAASSFEIEQSSELSNDAWYMDQDNRKFYPNEGYLVINEGECEGTIIGGNLCTLNLLQGTEFMPSLKDSVLFLEDDKLTCPKTFDRDLQSLIHQPGFSDVKGIVIGRFEKVSNVTNELIQTIIHSKKELSHIPVVANADFGHTSPMFTFPIGGKVKLQVKQNDVKITLHTI; encoded by the coding sequence ATGGTACCGGCAAGGCTTAGAGAGGGAGATGAAGTAAGGATTATTGCACCGTCCACTTCTCATTCGATCCTGTCAAAGGAAAATATCGAGTTGTCGACACATAGACTAGAACAATTAGGACTAAAAGTGACATTCGGGAAGCATATCAATGAATGTAACAGTTTGATGACATCATCCATAGAATCTCGAATAGAGGATCTTCATGACGCATTCAAAGATAAAAATGTAAATGCAATACTATCTACAATCGGAGGGTACCAGGCAAATCAGCTATTATCCTATATTGATTATGATTTGATTAGAGATAATCCAAAGATTTTTTGTGGGTACTCAGATATTACTGCGTTGGGTAATGCGATTTATGCTAAATCTGGGCTTGTCACTTACTCCGGGGTTCACTTTTCTTCATTTGGGATGGTGAAGGGCTTCGAATATTCGCTGGAATACTTTAAGAAGATGTTACTTGAAGAAGCTGCTTCCTCTTTTGAGATAGAACAGTCTTCAGAATTGAGTAATGATGCGTGGTATATGGACCAGGATAACAGAAAGTTTTACCCCAATGAAGGTTATCTTGTTATTAATGAAGGAGAATGTGAAGGAACAATAATCGGCGGGAATCTATGTACATTGAATCTTCTTCAAGGAACTGAATTTATGCCAAGTCTTAAAGATTCCGTACTCTTTCTTGAGGATGATAAATTAACGTGCCCGAAGACGTTTGATCGTGATTTGCAATCTCTCATCCACCAACCAGGCTTTAGTGATGTGAAAGGGATTGTGATAGGTCGTTTTGAGAAAGTGTCCAATGTTACTAATGAGCTGATTCAAACAATCATTCACTCGAAAAAAGAGCTATCCCATATTCCAGTTGTGGCAAATGCAGATTTCGGTCATACCAGTCCGATGTTCACTTTTCCGATAGGAGGGAAAGTAAAACTACAAGTGAAGCAAAACGACGTGAAAATTACATTGCATACGATATAA
- a CDS encoding YwaF family protein, translating into MFSTYTDPEAYMEGSLLFSASHLISLCVTLALLLFLFLFRNKPWMKRGGRWLILLGLAGSEIWLNYWYFSTNMWDIRYTLPFQLCSISLYLCVWMLLMRQKWVFEVVYFLGVGGALQALLTPELFYDFPHFRFLHFFIAHISIILAVFYMLWVEKFQVKFMSVWKAFAALNVIALVVFLVNRLTGGNYMFLAQKPTNASLIDFLGPYPWYILWLELVVLVIFLLLYAPFFIKEKLKTNKHEKAGGL; encoded by the coding sequence ATGTTTAGTACTTATACCGATCCGGAAGCTTATATGGAAGGCTCACTCCTTTTTTCAGCTTCCCACTTAATAAGTTTATGCGTAACTTTAGCACTCCTTCTTTTTCTATTTTTATTTAGAAATAAACCATGGATGAAGCGGGGAGGCAGATGGTTGATTCTCTTGGGCCTGGCTGGCTCTGAGATATGGCTGAACTATTGGTATTTTTCCACCAACATGTGGGATATCCGATACACCTTACCATTCCAATTATGTTCTATAAGTCTATATCTTTGTGTATGGATGCTTCTGATGAGGCAGAAATGGGTATTTGAAGTGGTGTACTTTCTGGGTGTCGGCGGGGCGCTACAGGCTTTGCTTACTCCGGAGCTTTTTTATGACTTTCCTCATTTTCGATTCTTACATTTTTTCATAGCTCATATATCCATCATTCTGGCTGTATTTTATATGCTATGGGTTGAAAAGTTTCAAGTGAAATTCATGTCCGTTTGGAAAGCATTTGCTGCTTTAAATGTTATTGCTTTAGTGGTGTTTTTGGTAAACCGGTTGACGGGTGGGAATTACATGTTCCTCGCTCAAAAGCCTACTAATGCAAGTCTCATTGACTTTTTGGGTCCTTATCCTTGGTATATTCTGTGGCTTGAATTAGTTGTATTAGTTATCTTTTTATTGTTATATGCTCCTTTCTTTATTAAAGAAAAGTTGAAAACAAATAAGCATGAAAAAGCTGGGGGTTTGTAG
- a CDS encoding cyclic-phosphate processing receiver domain-containing protein, protein MKINVFLDDSRTCPDGYILAEDIDQCLTLLESHAISHLSLDHDLLNKHRNGLLLVHKMVENELYADRITIHSANSVGSKAMYRYLKQAQEDMKMPPNIKVLLRPLPLF, encoded by the coding sequence TTGAAAATCAACGTATTTCTAGATGATAGTCGAACATGTCCTGATGGGTATATACTCGCAGAAGACATAGACCAATGCCTCACCTTGTTAGAGAGCCATGCAATTTCGCATCTCTCTTTGGACCATGACTTGTTGAATAAACATCGAAATGGTCTGCTTCTCGTTCATAAGATGGTGGAGAACGAGCTGTATGCGGATAGAATTACTATTCATTCTGCAAACTCGGTTGGCAGTAAAGCAATGTATCGATATCTCAAGCAAGCGCAAGAAGATATGAAAATGCCGCCAAACATAAAAGTACTATTAAGACCCCTGCCGCTTTTTTAG
- a CDS encoding mismatch-specific DNA-glycosylase, translating into MQSIYDHIDHDLHILFVGYNPSIRSGETGHHYANPTNRFWSILFESDITPRKYAPTEDFKLVDLQYGLTNIVSRPTVGAADITKEEYQKGRVELKEKIEYFQPKIVCFVGKGVYQEYSGVRQVEWGKQDENLVEGTIDFVAPSSSGLVRMKKEEIVDIYRNLNTLKNSIVAQKLN; encoded by the coding sequence ATGCAGTCGATATATGACCATATCGACCATGATTTACATATTCTTTTTGTCGGTTACAATCCTAGTATCCGCTCTGGTGAAACGGGCCATCATTATGCAAACCCAACCAACAGATTTTGGAGCATACTTTTTGAGTCAGATATCACGCCCAGAAAATATGCACCAACGGAGGATTTTAAGCTAGTGGATCTTCAATATGGTTTGACCAACATTGTATCAAGGCCTACAGTTGGAGCGGCGGATATAACCAAAGAGGAATACCAAAAAGGTAGAGTGGAGTTGAAAGAGAAAATAGAATACTTTCAACCAAAAATCGTCTGTTTTGTTGGTAAAGGGGTGTATCAGGAATATAGCGGTGTACGTCAAGTTGAGTGGGGAAAACAGGATGAAAACCTAGTAGAAGGGACCATAGATTTTGTAGCGCCATCATCTAGTGGGCTTGTCAGAATGAAAAAAGAGGAGATCGTAGACATCTACCGGAATCTCAATACACTAAAAAATAGTATCGTAGCCCAAAAATTAAATTAA